The following coding sequences are from one Humulus lupulus chromosome X, drHumLupu1.1, whole genome shotgun sequence window:
- the LOC133806813 gene encoding uncharacterized protein LOC133806813, whose product MGSRVNIIVSYNGVWEQKGEKWNFKAGSNTIIHVPIDVGYIELLEKLYSKLKVDRSLFDLKLEVPFTCNDFSVDPIEITDDEGVSALILENSKSLKHQVPLCVSSIAKNIALIDPSPRASVNMENHNQSCTAIPQTATGPSVCMGGPSHNETFFPPTNLPHDDGYEYEPYVNDDPIALFGDDDERVEGCSSSDDNSEDHLSMLHVVQVDNLNVRPLPSRQESQGRRTAGSESSRPTTQDDGNRWSSPAHTAEDIPCPSYVIPTLSGVSCGVIEVGKVFENKLELKTKAHLYAMKQNFEFVVKKSGTKVWYITCKDPDCGWRLRGKRIPKSDMFEITRFTNKHTCSLDLRHKGHRQAAPWVIGHCIKKKYQTGSNAYMANNIREDIKNDYGIELSYGKAWRCREKALSYVRGTLEASYQKLPSYLFMLQQNNPGTLTDFVTEEDRFKYCFFSLGVSRRGFRTCRPVLCVDGTFLKTKYGGQMLCAVALDANNHLYPVAFGIVDSENHDSWKYFMSKLKEAIGEVEDLAFVSDRHASITHALETIFPDAYHGACYHHISMNVVAKFKTDHCHVLMYNIMISNYAESFNNKTRDARSFPITTFVEFIRFTLQSWFCNRRETSEKTTTTLAPTYEKILVDMAEKARFLIPYAIGRHEFHVLDGELNGEVDLLNKTCTCGVFQIIGIPCAHALSGSLKRGVNFYSLCSDYYKIETWRSSYTESIYPTGNEEEWIVPHDIMTITVRTPAQKNPAGRPKKKQGRPKMKRHPSNGDKLVVPRKCSTCGGLGHNRATCKVRV is encoded by the exons atgg gttccagagttaatataattgtttcttacaacggtgtttgggaacagaaaggagaaaaatggaatttcaaagctggttcgaacactataatacatgtaccaattgatgttggttacatagaattattggagaagttgtattcaaagttgaaagtggataggtcattgtttgacttaaagttggaagtgccgtttacatgcaatgattttagtgtagatcccattgaaatcacagatgatgaaggagttagtgctcttattcttgaaaattcaaagtccttaaaacatcaggttcctttatgcgttagttcgattgcaaagaacattgctcttattgatccatctcctagagcgagTGTTAATATGGAAAATCATAATCAATCATGCACGGCTATTCCACAAACAGCTACTGGGCCAAGTGTATGCATGGGAGGTCCTAGTCATAATGAAACTTTTTTTCCCCCAACAAATCTCCCGCATGATGATGGGTATGAGTATGAgccttatgtcaatgacgatccAATTGCCCtttttggtgatgatgatgaaagagttGAGGGGTGCAGTAGTTCTGATGATAACTCAGAGGATCATTTGTCGATGCTACATGTGGTTCAAGTAGATAATTTAAATGTACGACCATTGCCAAGTCGTCAAGAAAGCCAAGGACGGAGGACTGCTGGATCAGAGAGCAGTCGTCCAACTACACAAGATGATGgaaatagatggagttctccagcgcatactgctgaagatatcccatgcccctcttatgttatccccacgttatctggggtgagttgtggagtaatagaagttgggaaagtttttgagaacaagttagagttgaagacgaaggcacacttgtatgcaatgaagcagaacttcgagtttgtggtgaagaagtcaggtactaaagtttggtatatcacttgcaaggatcctgattgtgggtggagattgagggggaagagaattcctaaatctgatatgttcgagataactcgtttcaccaacaaacacacttgctcacttgacctccgacataaaggccatcgccaagctgcaccttgggttattggtcattgcataaagaaaaaatatcagactggatcgaatgcgtacatggcaaacaacataagagaggacattaagaatgattatggcattgagttgtcatatggaaaagcttggagatgccgagagaaggctctttcttatgtcagagggacactggAAGCATCCTACCAGAAGTTACCATCGTACCTGTTCATGCTTCAACAGAACAATCCCGGGACGTTGACAGATTTTGTCACTGAGGAAGATCGATTCAAATATTGCTTTTTCTCACTCGGAGTTAGTAGAAGAGGGTTTCGTACATGTCGTCCTGTGTTATGTGTGGACGGTACCTTTTTAAAGACAAAATACGGTGGGCAGATGTTATGTGCAGTCGCGCTGGATGCAAATAACCATCTATATCCAGTTGCATTTGGTATTGTGGATAGTGAGAATCatgattcttggaagtatttcatgtcaaAGCTAAAAGAAGCGATTGGGGAAGTCGAGGACCTGGCGTTTGTATCTGACAGGCATGCAAGTATTACACATGCCTTGGAAACTATTTTCCCCGATGCCTATCACGGTgcttgctaccaccacattagtatgaatgtggttgctaaattcaagactgaTCATTGTCATGTGTTGAT GTATAATATAATGATAAGCAattacgctgaaagtttcaacaataagACCCGGGACGCTAGGAGCTTTCCGATAACTACATTCGTCGAATTTATTCGCTTCACACTACAGTCCTGGTTCTGTAATAGGAGAGAAACTAGCGAGAAGACAACTACCACTCTTGCACCGACCTATGAGAAAATTTTGGTGGATATGGCTGAGAAAGCTCGATTCTTGATTCCTTATGCAATTGGGAGGCATGAGTTCCATGTGTTAGATGGTGAGCTGAATGGTGAAGTCGACCTCCTGAATAAGACATGCACATGTGGCGTGTTTCAGATTATTGGTATCCCATGTGCTCATGCACTATCTGGATCCCTTAAGCGAGGGGTAAACTTTTATTCGTTGTGTTCAGATTACTATAAAATTGAGACATGGAGGTCCTCTTACACAGAATCTATATATCCTACTGGTAACGAGGAAGAGTGGATTGTTCCACATGACATTATGACAATAACAGTGAGAACACCTGCGCAGAAAAATCCGGCtggtcgtccaaagaagaaacaaggtaggcCTAAGATGAAACGCCATCCTTCCAATGGAGATAAATTGGTTGTTCCACGCAAGTGCAGCACTTGTGGAGGTCTAGGCCATAATAGGGCAACTTGTAAAGTTCGTGTTTGA
- the LOC133804132 gene encoding uncharacterized protein LOC133804132: protein MIRKKNDDDDERSGSKFEAREIKVAESLILLHKGRMLYEIEDRLRLKWGSKRRRSVLNDKDSSPSAIPVGSQTLKLVTCDVGPSSTEPAVKEPRITAKYENSSPASPLSFPPSESEEKPNFLKRKRPGRNKEQLSKLINEFTEGKELLTKEHRTVTTYYDNLKALNSDLKAKIEEINAGSKIRTPKLGIGESSNAAMESCQIQSCPSQRLDHPPLITIDRRAQERGNNYQIPDLNVSVPEEECCWSEYHPPFDVSVADVKKVQMAAEARKKRLNICRVKSRVSSANKLRYPCT, encoded by the exons ATGATCAGGAAGAAGAACGACGACGACGACGAACGTTCCGGTTCGAAGTTTGAAGCGCGCGAGATTAAGGTGGCCGAAAGCTTGATACTCCTTCACAAAGGAAGAATGCTGTACGAAATTGAAGATCGTTTACGACTCAAGTGGGGATCCAAGAGGAGGAGATCTGTACTCAACGACAAAGACTCGTCTCCTTCGGCCATTCCGGTGGGCTCGCAGACGTTGAAGCTCGTTACTTGTGATGTGGGGCCTAGTTCAACCGAGCCCGCGGTTAAAGAACCTCGCATCACTGCCAAGTATGAGAACTCAAGTCCTGCTTCGCCGCTTTCTTTTCCGCCGAGCGAATCAGAGGAGAAGCCTAATTTCTTGAAAAGAAAGCGCCCTGGAAGG AACAAAGAACAGTTGTCGAAGCTCATAAACGAGTTTACAGAGGGCAAAGAACTGTTGACTAAA GAGCATAGGACTGTGACTACATATTACGACAACCTGAAAGCGTTGAATTCTGATTTAAAGGCAAAGATTGAGGAG ATTAATGCAGGAAGTAAAATAAGAACACCAAAATTGGGAATTGGTGAAAGCTCGAATGCTGCGATGGAATCTTGCCAAATCCAGTCTTGTCCCAGTCAACGGCTTGATCATCCGCCGTTGATCACCATCGATCGTAGGGCTCAAGAAAGAGGGAACAACTACCAAATTCCTGATCTGAACGTGTCAGTACCAGAGGAGGAGTGCTGTTGGTCGGAATATCATCCACCGTTCGATGTATCCGTGGCTGATGTGAAGAAGGTGCAAATGGCTGCTGAGGCTAGAAAAAAAAGGCTTAACATCTGCAGGGTCAAGAGTCGGGTTTCTTCTGCCAACAAGCTGCGTTATCCCTGTACCTGA
- the LOC133806812 gene encoding uncharacterized protein LOC133806812, whose translation MLQNMIQPAPEDGRPYDPEAEAVAVAEIAVEAGIFVEDAPTESAPDTSTEPTSAPAPAPGAYEEVLGIVLKNQEVILEKLATLGGIPTPAPTPAHTHAPTPTDDVEYDILPSCYEPSVGEATPSQPVQTVLGKRTRQRPVRYEDYTPAAKKPKFKDPVTILPLKVLDQDMLTTFNRWVLGEIDNSRPRKLECCDGTPVWFLKLKVAKEWLAETHLDAANYLIRRRLFELPKTYPVKATVLDSSFAQYIPARYEEFKKNGRTYQWDSDILDFLKGDAKKYKKHWGDCNEVYFHWCMENRHWVLCEINFADWMITVFDSDHSNFSHNKLSELMEPWTRI comes from the exons ATGCTGCAGAATATGATCCAGCCTGCACCAGAGGATGGAAGACCTTACGATCCTGAGGCAGAAGCTGTTGCAGTGGCTGAGATAGCCGTTGAGGCTGGCATATTTGTGGAGGATGCCCCGACAGAGTCTGCTCCAGATACTAGTACAGAACCTActtctgctcctgctcctgctcctggggCTTATGAGGAGGTGTTGG GTATCGTCCTTAAAAATCAAGAAGTCATATTAGAGAAGTTGGCAACACTAGGTGGTATACCTACTCCTGCACCTACTCCTGCACATACTCATGCACCCACTCCAACTGATGATGTAGAGTACGACATTCTCCCCTCATGTTACGAGCCTTCTGTTGGAGAAGCCACACCTTCTCAGCCAGTGCAGACGGTCTTAG GTAAGCGTACTAGACAGAGACCAGTAAGGTACGAGGACTATACTCCAGCAGCCAAGAAACCAAAGTTCAAGGACCCAGTTACGATCCTTCCTTTAAAGGTGTTGGATCAAGATATGTTGACAACTTTTAACCGATGGGTACTCGGTGAGATTGATAACAGCAGACCGAGGAAGTTGGAATGTTGTGATGGGACCCCTGTTTGGTTCTTGAAGTTGAAGGTGGCAAAAGAATGGTTGGCAGAAACT CATCTCGACGCTGCGAATTATCTTATACGGAGACGTCTTTTTGAGTTGCCGAAGACGTACCCCGTGAAAGCCACCGTACTTGATTCatcatttgcacaatatattcctGCCAGATACGAGGAATTCAAGAAAAATGGCAGGACTTACCAATGGGACTCGGACATTCTTGATTTCCTGAAAGGAGATGCCAAAAAGTACAAGAAGCATTGGGGTGATTGCAACGAGGTCTACTTCCACTGGTGCATGGAAAATCGGCACTGGGTCCTTTGCGAAATAAATTTCGCTGATTGGATGATCACTGTATTTGACTCAGATCATTCTAACTTTAGCCATAATAAGTTGTCTGAGTTGATGGAGCCTTGGACTAGGAT CTAG